Part of the Fibrobacter sp. genome, TAGTCTTGCTACCAAGGTAGACGCCAATACCCAGAGAATTACCGGAGACGCTAAAATCGTCATCATGATCACCAGAGTATTCGTAATCAATTCCCACATATTCATACATCACGTGGAAGGATGCGAAATAACCCGCATGTCCACGGTTGAAGTAGTAACGGAAGCCTTCGGAAATACCAAAGAGATTCAGGTCAATTTCTTCCTTTTCTCGGGTTTCACGATCCTTATGCTCCCAGCTTTTTCCCAAATAATAGGGACGAGTGATAATGGAGGCATTGGAATTGATGTTTCCTTCTACGGTCAAGAAGATTGAAGGAACTCCAAGTACGCCAGTATAGATAATCATGGACCATGGATGAAGGGATATGGCAAACGTAGGTTCGCTACTGGCCACCTCGTTGATATTCATCATCGGGGTTTCCGGAGCAGGAGCACCAGATGTATACTGAGACACGTCATCCTGAGCGGCAGCCGTTCCTGCAAGAAAAGCCACCACAGCCACAGAAGCAAATAATTTCTTAAGCATAAGCATTCCTTATTTCAAAGCCAAATTTAGTAAATCAAACGAACGCCATCCACCTGCAATGTGGCACCGCTCTTTCCTTTGTAGTGATTTCCATCGGCACTGGAGGCAAAGACCAGTCGAATATGGGTTACAGGTTCCTCCCCTGTTCCCTGAATCAAGCTATTATCAATAGCCTTTGTATCCTTGGATTCCAGTTTCGTGTTGAAAATCGAGGAGTTTTCAATAGGAGATCCAGCAAGAGGAGTACCATAGTGAAGTTTCATACGCATGGTGCGCATCTTGGTTGTAGCATCGACTGCAGACACGCTAACCACATCCGGATTCTTTCGGCCGGTATTATCCGCAGTAGTAGAGCGATACCATGCTGAGGCAACCAGTTTATTTACATCGGAACTACTGCGGTTTCGGTTCATGTCTCCAGTTCTGTTTTCTAGAACAAGGTAAATATCACAGCTATCACCGGAGCCGTTATAGTTAAAGGTTACGTCGATGTAAGCAGGGCGGGCATTGAACTTTTTACCAAAGTCAAGTAGTTCGTTACCGTCGGGCCAGGTAGAGGAGTTGGCCATGGCAAGTGTGCCTACACCCTTGGGGTTAAATTCTGCCGTATAAAGACTGCCGCTAGCGATCTTACCTAGAATGCTACTGGTCTTGATTTGCGCTCCAATGACAGATCCAGATGTATACTTAGACGTGGTTTCACCCACCATGTTGGCATTACCCCAAATGGAATCCGGAGACATAACTCCGCTACTCTTCCAAGTGTTAAAATCGGAACCCGGCAACTGGTAACCCGCACGAATCGTATACTCAACAGACTCTCCATCATCATTTGTTACAGTAGCGGTTGCGCCCATTCCCAAATCATAAGAGGAACCGTCTTCAATGCCCTTGATTGTTGCTCCCTTGGAAAGTTCAATATCACTTACAGCAACCTTCGAAAGGTCCGCACGGAAGGGCATTTCATCAAAGTGAACCCGGAAAATCATCTTGCCGTTTTCGTTTACAGAATCTACTACGGCGGCCTTACCCGCAATCTTCATACCGAGAATACGCGGAGATTCTACAACGGGATAATCTGCAGAAACAGTCCATTCCTCAGAAGAGCCGTCTTCTGCAATAATTGTCAACTTGTAATCCGAGAGAAGATTAATCTTTTCGTCTCCCACATTGGACGAGGCCTTATCCGACACCGACAGCTTGAGGGAAACCTCTGCCGCCGCATTCTTGGATGGGAAGTGCAAGACGATGGTCTTCTTTTCCTTATCTACGGTAGCCTCGTCTGTTTGACCAACAGCTTCAATAGCCAGCAATTCCTTTTCAGTAGACACCTCATAGCCTTCTTCAAGAATGGAAATGGCTACAACCCACTTGCGGGAACTGCCATCCTCGGCGGTTACCGTAAATGTCTGGAAATCCTTCCAAGTTGTCACAGAAGCAGGATCTGTATCAATAGAAGCACCTTCCGGAATAGCGGTTTTCTTAATTTTCACATCCGCCAAATCAATTCCATTTTCAAGACCGATATAAAGGGTATCGCCCTTTTGACTAAAGCTCTTCTGGCCTTCAAAGGAAATGTCCAAGCTCTTTTCAGAACTTAAGGTAATGGAGCTGGAAGATTCTTCTTTCTGAGAGGAACTAGAAGAAATTTCCTCAACAGAACTGGAAGATTTTTCTTCATCTCCTGTATCATCATCGGAATCACCACTACCCTCATCGTCAGCCTGTTCGCTGGAGCTGGATTCCACCCCAGGAATGGTAAAGGAAATCTGCCAAATAGAAGGCAACCCGCTTTCAGAAACCACCATCAAGTAGATGGAAAGGCTTGATGGAACCCGAATCTTACTTTTCTTGCCGAGACTCTTTTCCACATAAGAAACATCGTTTGCAAGAGAATCCAGGGCTGCAGAATCGCTGGGGAATTCCTTGAACTTTCCATCCACCAGATGAAGTGTAGCCATAGAACTGATATCAATACTTTCTACCGTTACAGAATCCCAGGTAGTCTTTCCCTTCTTGGGTTCGACCAAGGTAATCTCTACCCTATGCTCATCTTCATAGACCGCAGCATCGCCATCCTGTTCAACGAAACGAATGCTATTGAATGTTCTATAGTCAGACGTACCAAAGGAATCGTAGTCTGCGGTGCAGCCTGCGAGGATTGCAAAAAGGGCAAGTACAAAAAGAAGCGAACTTAATTTTTTCATCATCACTTCCTCACTAGTAATTCAGTTTAAAGTTATCAACAATCAGTTTAGAGCCTTCGCCACCGCGGAAGTTCTTGTTCATTTGAGAACTGGAGCCTCCATCAGCAATAAAAGCCAAAGACGACGAAGCAAACATTACGCGTATCGACGCAACATCTTCTGTGCCTGTACCCAAGGTAAGTCCCTCGAGGCCGACAACGGATCCGCCGAGCAAGCCAGCGTCGTCACCATACTTCAATTCAACAAGCCTTGACACGCCCTCAACAGATTCTTGATCGGAAACGGAGCCCGCCGCTACAACTTTATTGTCGGCGCTGACAAGAACCACATACATGAGCATGGACTGAGGGTACGTTGTGTTTGTATTCTTCCTATGCTCGTAGGAATAATCCACCTGGAAGCTCACCGGTCTTGCCATAAAGGGGCGTCCATGTTCCATATACTGAGAAAAATCTGCAGCACAATTATCCGCACCTGCTTCATCATTATCAGCCTGGTATAAGGATGCACCATCGGCTCCGCTATACGAGCCTGCAAAGTAGAACCCGCCAGCCATTTTCCAGCCACCGTCAAAACCGGTAGAATGTCCAACAACCACCTGTGTTATCAAGGTCATTCTGCCATCATCGAAGTATGCATTGGCAGAGTCGGATCTCATGGAAACATCGACTGTTATACCAAGGAGCGGAACCTTATACTTACCCCAGCCAGCGATTGTCATGGCATCACTGGTAGTCCCCCAGAAGCTATCTACACGCCCTCCGAAGTCGGATCCCGGAAGCTGTACACCAGCCTTGGCCCTATAGGAGACCATTTCATCATTTTCGTCGACAAGCTTAATCTCGATGGAACGGGTCAAGTCAAAAGTTGAATCAATCTGATCAAACTTCAACTTTGTTAGGTCGGTACCATAAGGCATATCAACAAAAATGTTTTCCCCCTCGATGGAAACCTTGCCGTCAGGTATAGTCAACTCACTAGCCTTAATTACAACAGGAGCTCTTTCGCTGGAGCTGGATTCCACTTCTTCATCACTTGAACTGCACTCAGGTTCTACGCTACTGCTGGAAATTTCCTCGGGATCAGCACTGCTTGAACTCTCAACAACTGCTTCACTGCTGGAACTTTTATCCTTGGAACTACTGGATAATTTTTCATCCATGGAACTAGAGGATTCTTGCTCATCAGAAGAGCTGGACTCTTCCTTGACGCTGCTAGAGCTCTCCTTCTTTCCACTTGAGGATGATGATTCAGGATACTTGATTTGCCAAACCGCAATGACTCTGTCTTTTTCGTCCATTACAACAATGTTTCTGTAACCCGTTTCGTCTTTCGTTATTACAGAGCCAGTTTCGAGAGGGTTATCCCAATCAATGGTGGGATCGACCAAGTCTTCATCTAAAGCCAGGTAATAGTTGACTCCGCCAAGTTCACTCAAAGACTCTACAACAAGGGAATCCTTTGCCTTGGTGATTTCCAAGACACGATTTTCCGAGTCAATGCTCACGTCACTATTGGCAAACAGTTCGGCACTTTCTGGAATCACCGCGGT contains:
- a CDS encoding DUF3575 domain-containing protein, encoding MLKKLFASVAVVAFLAGTAAAQDDVSQYTSGAPAPETPMMNINEVASSEPTFAISLHPWSMIIYTGVLGVPSIFLTVEGNINSNASIITRPYYLGKSWEHKDRETREKEEIDLNLFGISEGFRYYFNRGHAGYFASFHVMYEYVGIDYEYSGDHDDDFSVSGNSLGIGVYLGSKTMWSRCTSSWDIGVTYSKAFIKGDSKDDVEEVTSVGFGIDLNYTIGFAI
- a CDS encoding PCMD domain-containing protein, with protein sequence MKRNLIRVILSGLALMVCIGLAACGDSDSKSTAVIPESAELFANSDVSIDSENRVLEITKAKDSLVVESLSELGGVNYYLALDEDLVDPTIDWDNPLETGSVITKDETGYRNIVVMDEKDRVIAVWQIKYPESSSSSGKKESSSSVKEESSSSDEQESSSSMDEKLSSSSKDKSSSSEAVVESSSSADPEEISSSSVEPECSSSDEEVESSSSERAPVVIKASELTIPDGKVSIEGENIFVDMPYGTDLTKLKFDQIDSTFDLTRSIEIKLVDENDEMVSYRAKAGVQLPGSDFGGRVDSFWGTTSDAMTIAGWGKYKVPLLGITVDVSMRSDSANAYFDDGRMTLITQVVVGHSTGFDGGWKMAGGFYFAGSYSGADGASLYQADNDEAGADNCAADFSQYMEHGRPFMARPVSFQVDYSYEHRKNTNTTYPQSMLMYVVLVSADNKVVAAGSVSDQESVEGVSRLVELKYGDDAGLLGGSVVGLEGLTLGTGTEDVASIRVMFASSSLAFIADGGSSSQMNKNFRGGEGSKLIVDNFKLNY
- a CDS encoding PCMD domain-containing protein; the encoded protein is MMKKLSSLLFVLALFAILAGCTADYDSFGTSDYRTFNSIRFVEQDGDAAVYEDEHRVEITLVEPKKGKTTWDSVTVESIDISSMATLHLVDGKFKEFPSDSAALDSLANDVSYVEKSLGKKSKIRVPSSLSIYLMVVSESGLPSIWQISFTIPGVESSSSEQADDEGSGDSDDDTGDEEKSSSSVEEISSSSSQKEESSSSITLSSEKSLDISFEGQKSFSQKGDTLYIGLENGIDLADVKIKKTAIPEGASIDTDPASVTTWKDFQTFTVTAEDGSSRKWVVAISILEEGYEVSTEKELLAIEAVGQTDEATVDKEKKTIVLHFPSKNAAAEVSLKLSVSDKASSNVGDEKINLLSDYKLTIIAEDGSSEEWTVSADYPVVESPRILGMKIAGKAAVVDSVNENGKMIFRVHFDEMPFRADLSKVAVSDIELSKGATIKGIEDGSSYDLGMGATATVTNDDGESVEYTIRAGYQLPGSDFNTWKSSGVMSPDSIWGNANMVGETTSKYTSGSVIGAQIKTSSILGKIASGSLYTAEFNPKGVGTLAMANSSTWPDGNELLDFGKKFNARPAYIDVTFNYNGSGDSCDIYLVLENRTGDMNRNRSSSDVNKLVASAWYRSTTADNTGRKNPDVVSVSAVDATTKMRTMRMKLHYGTPLAGSPIENSSIFNTKLESKDTKAIDNSLIQGTGEEPVTHIRLVFASSADGNHYKGKSGATLQVDGVRLIY